GTGGGAGGGACGGGCCGTGCGCGCGGGGATGGCATGGGGACGGCGGACGTCGTCGGCGCTGCGGAGGCACGCGCTCGAGTATCTCGCGGCGGCGGCCTGGCTCCTCGTGGGGTGCGTCGTCGGGGCGCTGGCCGTGGGCGGCATCGGGCCCGCCGGGCGTGCGCGCCTCGTCGACGACCTCCAGAGCATCTTTCAAGCGACGGGGACGGCGTGGCCGGCGGCCTCCACGGTGTTCGCGCGCGCGTTGGAGGTCCACGCGGCGACGGCTGCGCTCCTGTGGGCGTTCGCGTTCACGGCGCTTGGGCTCGCCGTCGTGCCGGCGGTGCTGTTCGCGCGCGGCTTCTCCCTGGGCTTCGCCACGGGATTCCTGGTCTATGAGGGCGGCTGGGCTGGCATGGCGATTGTCGGCGTCTCCCTGTTCCCGGCGCAGGCCGTGCTGCTGCCCTTGTGGGTCGGGCTGGCGGGGGCGTCGTGGCGCCTGGCCTGGCGGTTCGCCCGCCAGCGGACCGGTGGGCCGCGAGTCGCCTGGCCCGACGCCCTCGCCGCTCACGCGCCCTGGGCGGCGGCGGCCGGCCTGGCCGTCCTGGCGGCGAGCCTCCTCGACGCCTACCTGGCGCCTGCCGGGCTGCGCGCGGTCCTCCGCTCCCTCGCGCCGTGATGTCTCCGCCTCCCATCTTTTCATTGAGGACGGAACTCGCCGAGCGGTATACTGGCGTGGGATTTGTCCTGGAAACGGGCCGTCAGGGCCCACTTGGCCGGTCGGGTTCCGGCCGCGGGGGGTTACGGAGTGATCGTCGGCGTACCGAAGGAAATCAAGGCGTACGAGAATCGCGTCGCGTTGACACCCGCGGGTGTCCACGCGCTGCGGTCGCACGGCCACGAGGTCCTCGTCGAGACGGGAGCCGGAGCCGGCAGCGGTTTTTCGGACGAGGAGTACGCGGCGGCCGGCGCGCGCATTCTCGCCTCGGCGGACGAGCTCTTCGCCCAGGCGGAGATGATCGTCAAGGTCAAGGAACCCCAGCCGGTCGAGGTCGAGCGCCTGCGCGAGAACCAGATCCTCTTCACGTACCTGCACCTCGCCCCGGATGCGGAGCTCACGCACGGTCTCCTGCGGAAGAAGGTCGTCGCGATCGCGTATGAGACGGTCCAATTGCCGGATCGCTCGCTGCCGCTGCTCACGCCGATGAGCGAAGTGGCCGGTCGCATGGCGGTCCAGATCGGCGCCCACTTCCTCGAAAAGCCGCAGGGCGGTTCGGGCGTCCTCCTGGGTGGCGTGCCCGGCGTGGCTCCGGGCCACGTGGTGATCATCGGCGGCGGCGTCGTCGGCACGAATGCGGCGAAGATGGCCGTCGGCATGGGCGCCCGCGTCACCATCATCGACATCAACGCGGAGCGGCTCCGCCAGCTCGACGACCTCTTCGGCGCGCGGGTGACGACCCTCATGTCGAACGCGCACAACATCGCCGCCGCGGTGGCCAGCGCGGACCTCCTCGTCGGCGCCGTGCTGATCCCGGGCGCTCGGGCGCCGCACCTCGTCACGGAGGACATGGTGCGGAGCATGCGCCCCGGCTCTGTCATCGTCGATGTGGCCATCGACCAGGGCGGCGTGGTGGCGACCTCCGACCGTGTGACCACGCACGCGGAACCCACGTACGTCCGACACGGCGTCGTCCACTACGCGGTCGCGAACATGCCGGGCGCCGTGCCGCGCACGTCCACGTTCGCCCTCACCAACGTCACGCTCCCGTACGTCCTGGCCATCGCGGACAAGGGCTGGCGCCAGGCCGTGGACGAGGATCCCAGCCTCGCCCGCGGCGTCAACATCGTCGCCGGTCGGGTGGTCTATCGCGCGGTGGCCGAGGCCCACGGGCTCGAGTACACCCCTCTGGAGCAAGTCATCTGAGGACGGGGGCGCCGCAAGTTCAGACCGCGGCGCCCGCCTGGCCATCCCCCCGCGAGGGCCCGCGGTTGCAGGACCGATATGTCTTATGTTGAATACACGGGGCACTGAATAGAGTTGCCTGCCGTGGGTCACGCTACCACCGGCTAGGGGGGACCACCGATGGATGCGATGATCGACGAGTACCTGGAGTACCTCCGCGTGGAAAAGGGGCTGGCCTACAACACGCTGGACTCCTACAGGCGGGATCTTCGGGATTTCGCACGGTTTCTCGCCCGGCGGAACGAGACACCCACGGCGGCGACGCGACAGGCGGTGGCGGCCTACCTCGTCTCCCTGGAGCGCCAAGGGCGGGCGACGTCGACCGTCGCGCGGCGTCTCGCGGCGCTGAAGTCGTTTTACCAGTACCTCGTGCAATCCCAGCGCCTGGCGCATGACCCCACGGTGGAGCTCGAATCGCCGAAGCAGAAGAAGCGGTTGCCCCATGTCCTCACCGTCAAGGAGATCGAGTTGCTGCTGGCGCAGCCGGACAGCTCCACGCCCGCGGGGATGCGGGACAGCGCCATGCTGGAGCTGCTCTACGCTTCCGGCATCCGCGTGTCGGAGCTCGTCAGCCTCAACTGCGACGACATCTCGCTGGACCTCGGCTACCTTCGCTGCGTCGGCAAGGGGTCCAAGGAGCGGATCGTGCCGATCGGCTCCGTGGCGGTGCGCGCCGTTCGGCGTTACCTGGAAGCGGGCCGCCCGGGCCTCGTCAAGGATCCTCGCCAGACGGCGCTGTTCGTCAACCATCACGGCGGCCGGCTGACGCGTCAGGGATTCTGGAAGCTCATCAAGAAATACGCGAAGGACGCTGGCATCGAAAAGCCGATCACTCCCCACGTCCTGCGCCACTCGTTCGCCACGCACCTCCTGGAGAACGGGGCGGACCTGCGCGCCGTGCAGGAGATGCTCGGCCATGCCGACATCTCCACGACGCAGATCTACACGCATCTGACCCAGAACCGGATCAAGGACGTCTACGCGCGCGCCCATCCCAGAGCGTAGGACTCTGGGCGCCGGGGCTCTGCGCTTCGTTGCCGGTGGAAGCCCCCGGTGCTAGACTCCACTGGGAGGCGGAAGCGTGGATATTCCTGGCATCAATCCGTACGTCTTTCACATCGGGCCGTTCGGTGTGCGCTGGTACGGATTCTTCATGGCCATATCCATGGCGGTGGCCATTTTTTTCTTCGTCCGCTTCGGCCGGCGCCGCGGCCTCAGTGAAGACTTCCTTTACAACGTCAGCCTCGCCGGAATCATCAGCGGCATCGTCGGCGCCCGCCTGATGTACGTGCTGACGAACCCACAGTATTTCTTGCAGTTTCCTTCCGAAATCATCCGCGTCGATCACGGCGGGCTCTCCATCCACGGCGCGCTCCTGGGCGGCGTCCTCGGCGTGGCCGCGTACGCGCGCCGGTACCGGGTTCCGGTCAGCCCGCTCCTGGACTGGGCCGTGCCCGGCGTGGCGGTCGGCATCGCGCTGGTCCGCATCGGCAACATCTTCAACCGCGA
The sequence above is drawn from the Clostridia bacterium genome and encodes:
- the ald gene encoding alanine dehydrogenase — encoded protein: MIVGVPKEIKAYENRVALTPAGVHALRSHGHEVLVETGAGAGSGFSDEEYAAAGARILASADELFAQAEMIVKVKEPQPVEVERLRENQILFTYLHLAPDAELTHGLLRKKVVAIAYETVQLPDRSLPLLTPMSEVAGRMAVQIGAHFLEKPQGGSGVLLGGVPGVAPGHVVIIGGGVVGTNAAKMAVGMGARVTIIDINAERLRQLDDLFGARVTTLMSNAHNIAAAVASADLLVGAVLIPGARAPHLVTEDMVRSMRPGSVIVDVAIDQGGVVATSDRVTTHAEPTYVRHGVVHYAVANMPGAVPRTSTFALTNVTLPYVLAIADKGWRQAVDEDPSLARGVNIVAGRVVYRAVAEAHGLEYTPLEQVI
- the xerD gene encoding site-specific tyrosine recombinase XerD encodes the protein MDAMIDEYLEYLRVEKGLAYNTLDSYRRDLRDFARFLARRNETPTAATRQAVAAYLVSLERQGRATSTVARRLAALKSFYQYLVQSQRLAHDPTVELESPKQKKRLPHVLTVKEIELLLAQPDSSTPAGMRDSAMLELLYASGIRVSELVSLNCDDISLDLGYLRCVGKGSKERIVPIGSVAVRAVRRYLEAGRPGLVKDPRQTALFVNHHGGRLTRQGFWKLIKKYAKDAGIEKPITPHVLRHSFATHLLENGADLRAVQEMLGHADISTTQIYTHLTQNRIKDVYARAHPRA